In Streptomyces ambofaciens ATCC 23877, a single genomic region encodes these proteins:
- the scpA gene encoding methylmalonyl-CoA mutase, which translates to MSIPDFSAIELGTPSPAAGLDEWHAAVKKAADGDDLLWQTPEGITVKPLYTGQDLEGLDFLGTRPGIAPYLRGPYPTMYVNQPWTIRQYAGFSTAEESNAFYRRNLAAGQKGLSVAFDLPTHRGYDSDHPRVTGDVGMAGVAIDSIYDMRQLFDGIPLDRMSVSMTMNGAVLPVLALYIVAAEEQGVPPEKLAGTIQNDILKEFMVRNTYIYPPKPSMRIISDIFAYTSQRMPRYNSISISGYHIQEAGATADLELAYTLADGVEYIRAGREAGLDVDAFAPRLSFFWAIGMNFFMEIAKLRAARLLWAKLVRQFDPQNAKSLSLRTHSQTSGWSLTAQDVFNNVTRTCVEAMAATQGHTQSLHTNALDEALALPTDFSARIARNTQLLLQQESGTTRVIDPWGGSAYVERLTYDLARRAWQHIQEVERAGGMAQAIDAGIPKLRVEEAAARTQARIDSGRQPVIGVNKYRVESDEQIEVLKVDNSSVRAQQLAKLRRLREERDESACRHALDALTRAAGGDGNLLELAVDAARAKATVGEISDALEKVYGRHAGQIRTIAGVYRNETGESPAVERTRAVVDAFAEGEGRRPRILVAKMGQDGHDRGQKVIATAFADLGFDVDVGPLFQTPAEVARQAVEADVHIVGVSSLAAGHLTLVPALREALAEEGREDIMVVVGGVIPPQDVPTLLEMGAAAVFPPGTVIPDAARDLVRRLASALGLGEL; encoded by the coding sequence ATGTCCATCCCCGACTTCTCGGCGATCGAGCTGGGGACCCCCTCCCCCGCCGCCGGCCTCGACGAGTGGCATGCCGCGGTGAAGAAGGCCGCCGACGGCGACGACCTGCTCTGGCAGACGCCGGAGGGGATCACGGTCAAGCCGCTGTACACCGGGCAGGACCTGGAGGGACTGGACTTCCTGGGCACCCGTCCGGGCATCGCCCCGTACCTGCGCGGCCCCTACCCGACGATGTACGTCAACCAGCCCTGGACGATCCGCCAGTACGCGGGGTTCTCCACGGCCGAGGAGTCCAACGCCTTCTACCGCCGCAACCTCGCGGCAGGACAGAAGGGCCTGTCCGTCGCCTTCGACCTGCCCACCCACCGCGGGTACGACAGCGACCACCCGCGGGTGACGGGCGACGTCGGCATGGCGGGCGTCGCCATCGACTCGATCTACGACATGCGGCAGCTCTTCGACGGCATCCCGCTGGACCGGATGAGCGTGTCGATGACGATGAACGGTGCCGTGCTGCCGGTGCTGGCGCTGTACATCGTGGCGGCCGAGGAACAGGGTGTGCCGCCGGAGAAGCTGGCCGGGACCATCCAGAACGACATCCTCAAGGAGTTCATGGTCCGCAACACCTACATCTACCCGCCGAAGCCGTCGATGCGGATCATCTCCGACATCTTCGCGTACACCTCGCAGCGGATGCCCCGCTACAACTCGATCTCCATCTCCGGCTACCACATCCAGGAGGCCGGGGCGACGGCCGACCTGGAGCTGGCGTACACCCTCGCCGACGGTGTGGAGTACATCCGGGCCGGGCGGGAGGCGGGGCTGGACGTGGACGCGTTCGCGCCCCGGCTGTCGTTCTTCTGGGCGATCGGCATGAACTTCTTCATGGAGATCGCCAAACTGCGGGCGGCGCGGCTGCTGTGGGCGAAACTGGTCAGGCAGTTCGACCCGCAGAACGCCAAGTCGCTCTCCCTGCGCACGCATTCGCAGACCTCCGGCTGGTCGCTGACCGCGCAGGACGTCTTCAACAACGTCACGCGCACGTGCGTGGAGGCGATGGCCGCCACCCAGGGGCACACCCAGTCCCTGCACACCAACGCCCTCGACGAGGCGCTGGCCCTGCCCACCGACTTCTCCGCCCGCATCGCCCGCAACACCCAGCTGCTGCTCCAGCAGGAGTCCGGGACGACCCGTGTCATCGATCCCTGGGGCGGCAGCGCCTACGTCGAGCGGCTGACGTACGACCTGGCCCGCCGGGCCTGGCAGCACATCCAGGAGGTGGAGCGGGCCGGCGGCATGGCGCAGGCCATCGACGCGGGCATCCCCAAGCTGCGGGTGGAGGAGGCCGCCGCCCGCACCCAGGCGCGGATCGACTCCGGTCGGCAGCCCGTGATCGGCGTGAACAAGTACCGGGTGGAGTCCGACGAGCAGATCGAGGTGCTCAAGGTCGACAACTCCTCGGTACGCGCGCAGCAGCTCGCCAAGTTGCGGCGGCTGCGCGAGGAGCGGGACGAGAGCGCGTGCCGCCACGCCCTGGACGCGCTCACGCGGGCCGCCGGCGGCGACGGCAACCTGCTGGAGCTGGCGGTGGACGCCGCCCGCGCCAAGGCCACGGTGGGCGAGATCTCGGACGCCCTGGAGAAGGTGTACGGGCGGCACGCCGGGCAGATCCGTACCATCGCCGGTGTGTACCGCAACGAGACGGGCGAGTCGCCGGCGGTGGAGCGCACCCGGGCGGTGGTGGACGCCTTCGCCGAGGGGGAGGGCCGCCGACCGCGCATCCTGGTCGCCAAGATGGGCCAGGACGGTCACGACCGGGGCCAGAAGGTGATCGCCACCGCCTTCGCCGACCTCGGCTTCGACGTGGACGTCGGCCCCCTGTTCCAGACCCCGGCCGAGGTGGCCCGGCAGGCGGTCGAGGCGGACGTGCACATCGTCGGCGTGTCGTCCCTGGCCGCCGGGCACCTCACGCTCGTCCCGGCGCTGCGCGAGGCGCTCGCCGAGGAGGGGCGGGAGGACATCATGGTCGTCGTCGGCGGGGTGATTCCGCCGCAGGACGTGCCGACTCTGCTGGAGATGGGTGCGGCCGCGGTCTTCCCGCCGGGCACGGTGATCCCGGACGCCGCCCGTGACCTGGTGCGACGGCTGGCGTCCGCACTCGGACTCGGCGAGCTGTGA